The following are encoded in a window of Corynebacterium argentoratense DSM 44202 genomic DNA:
- a CDS encoding aminodeoxychorismate lyase codes for MQKPPVIVLVEPFGGSMRLHNPTMPHIFFDDASVTRGDGIFETLRVKNNEACEFDAHAKRFARSAQALDLPHPDAQLWKKAADLALSQWGEEEGRMVWTLSRGRASTGVATAWCVIYPIDQGTLHQREHGVRCMLLPKGQASALGAKTLAYVDTMAAVRYAQSQGYDDVIFTHKGLLLEGSTSSLITVKGKKLRTPKAKGILESTTQRRVFDYAEKHGWKVKQRPMELEHILGADSVWLVSSSRGPVLVTAVEEHPTSTHKAANKQALALLNAALGF; via the coding sequence ATGCAAAAACCCCCGGTGATTGTGCTTGTCGAACCCTTCGGCGGATCGATGCGACTACACAACCCCACCATGCCCCATATCTTCTTCGACGATGCCAGCGTCACCCGTGGCGACGGCATCTTCGAAACGCTGCGCGTCAAAAACAATGAGGCCTGCGAATTCGACGCGCATGCCAAGCGCTTCGCACGCTCGGCCCAAGCCCTCGACCTGCCGCACCCCGATGCTCAACTGTGGAAGAAAGCCGCTGACCTCGCTCTAAGCCAATGGGGCGAAGAAGAAGGCCGCATGGTCTGGACACTGTCACGTGGGCGCGCCAGCACCGGGGTAGCGACAGCATGGTGCGTCATCTACCCCATAGACCAAGGCACACTCCACCAGCGTGAACATGGGGTGCGCTGCATGCTGCTGCCCAAGGGACAAGCAAGCGCACTCGGTGCAAAAACGCTGGCATACGTCGACACCATGGCGGCCGTGCGATACGCGCAATCGCAGGGCTACGACGACGTCATTTTCACCCACAAAGGCCTTTTGCTGGAAGGCTCCACGTCCTCGCTCATTACCGTCAAAGGCAAAAAGCTGCGCACCCCCAAAGCCAAAGGGATCCTGGAATCCACTACCCAACGCCGCGTATTTGACTACGCCGAAAAGCATGGGTGGAAGGTCAAACAGCGACCCATGGAATTGGAGCACATCCTCGGTGCAGATAGCGTGTGGCTGGTGAGCTCCTCTCGCGGACCGGTGCTGGTCACAGCAGTCGAGGAACACCCCACCAGTACACACAAGGCTGCAAATAAACAAGCCCTAGCGCTACTGAATGCAGCGCTAGGCTTCTAG
- a CDS encoding FABP family protein encodes MTDSSENTTTPGSPLSGAANAAIDLAAEIAKETAGRNIPGLGELPVPDDTANLRLGPNLHDGLLALLPLVGVWRGEGQADSPIHGAFNFGQELIFAHNGHNYLSYESRQWKLDEEGNHDPSMEEIREKGFWRISEKDEIEFTCVNSLGAVEIFYGEPFNERAWQLESSSTMVTATGPEKLGPGKRLYGLMPTADLGWVDERLIDGEMKPYMSAELRRVIG; translated from the coding sequence ATGACTGATTCTTCCGAGAACACCACCACCCCCGGTTCCCCCTTGAGCGGCGCCGCCAACGCCGCCATCGACTTGGCTGCGGAGATCGCCAAAGAAACCGCCGGCCGAAACATCCCTGGCCTGGGTGAACTGCCTGTCCCGGATGACACCGCCAACCTTCGCCTTGGCCCCAACCTCCATGACGGTTTGCTGGCCCTGCTGCCCCTGGTCGGCGTATGGCGCGGTGAAGGCCAGGCAGATAGCCCCATCCACGGCGCCTTCAACTTTGGCCAAGAGCTCATTTTTGCCCACAATGGCCACAACTATTTGAGCTACGAATCCCGCCAATGGAAGCTCGACGAAGAGGGCAATCACGATCCTTCCATGGAGGAAATCCGCGAGAAGGGCTTTTGGAGGATTTCCGAGAAGGACGAAATCGAATTCACCTGCGTTAATTCTTTGGGCGCGGTGGAGATTTTCTACGGCGAGCCCTTCAATGAGCGGGCGTGGCAGCTGGAGAGCTCCTCGACCATGGTGACCGCAACAGGTCCTGAGAAGCTGGGCCCGGGCAAGCGCCTGTATGGTTTGATGCCGACCGCTGACCTGGGGTGGGTCGACGAGCGACTGATCGACGGAGAGATGAAGCCCTACATGTCAGCCGAGCTACGCCGCGTTATCGGCTAG